In a genomic window of Chrysemys picta bellii isolate R12L10 chromosome 1, ASM1138683v2, whole genome shotgun sequence:
- the LOC135976534 gene encoding butyrophilin-like protein 1, producing the protein MVFLVVSVHASLLLLLSFPSEAVEELRARPYSAVTLPCYFSFVDGTDDLFFSWEREDIKEEYEVEDDREYYQYFLTLHDFYEFSSKVVYSFSNNQEQLEEQSSQYEGRVQVDWEAISQGSLSLLLEHVNFPDQAIYKCTATSLKGRGERIIKLLVDDAEEPQVQFSTINDKIVAQCISEGWYHMPKVTWHNRKEEDLTSYSTVEILEEEKDGAHRVLSILKYPVKLYEIYICHIKEEDELNRPVRSIHKIPKRRYSHMSDHY; encoded by the exons ATGGTCTTCCTTGTGGTGTCCGTCCACGCCtcgctgctcctgctgctgagcTTTCCCTCAG AGGCTGTGGAAGAATTAAGGGCACGACCCTACAGCGCTGTTACCTTACCCTGCTATTTCTCCTTCGTGGATGGCACAGATGACCTTTTCTTCTCCTGGGAGAGGGAGGATATCAAGGAGGAATATGAGGTGGAAGATGATCGGGAATATTATCAATATTTTTTAACACTGCATGATTTCTATGAGTTTTCTTCGAAGGTGGTTTACAGTTTTAGCAACAACCAGGAGCAGTTGGAAGAGCAAAGTTCCCAGTACGAGGGGAGAGTCCAGGTAGACTGGGAGGCCATTTCTCAGGGGAGTCTTTCACTCTTATTGGAACATGTGAATTTTCCTGACCAGGCAATATACAAATGCACAGCTACCAGCTtaaagggaaggggagaaaggatAATCAAGCTCCTCGTGGATG ATGCTGAAGAGCCACAGGTGCAGTTCAGCACAATCAATGATAAAATTGTGGCCCAGTGTATCTCTGAGGGATGGTATCACATGCCCAAAGTGACATGGCACAACCGAAAGGAGGAGGATCTGACCAGCTACTCCACAGTGGAAatcctggaggaggagaaggacggCGCTCACCGAGTGTTGTCCATCCTGAAATACCCTGTGAAACTCTATGAGATCTACATCTGCCACATTAAAGAGGAGGATGAGCTTAATCGGCCAGTTAGATCCATCCACAAGATCCCAA AGAGGAGATACAGTCACATGTCCGACCACTACTAG